A stretch of DNA from Basfia succiniciproducens:
AAAGAGCAAACTTCAGGTATTTACGCGCAACACTTGGCAGAACGTGGCTTTGTGACTGTTGCCTTTGATGGTTCATACACCGGCGAAAGTTCGGGTACACCGCGCAACGTACCGTCACCGGAAATCAATACTGAAGACTTCTCAGCAGCTGTTGATTTCTTAGGTTCGTTAGATAATGTTAATCGTGATGAAGTCGGTATTTTAGGTATCTGCGGTTGGGGTGGTTTTGCTTTAAATGCAGCGATTTCAGACCCACGCATTAAAGCGGTCGCAGTAAGCACCATGTACGATATGACCCGTGTGGCGGCGAACGGTTACGAGATCAAAATGGAAGCCAATCCGAAAGGTCCATACGAACGTGCACCAGCCCAAAGTGCGGATGCTCGTTACAAAGCGAAATTGGATATGAGTAACGCCCGTTGGGAAGCCTCTAAAGACGGTTATGCAGATTTGTTGCCAGCCAACAACCTTGATCCGAAAAAAGATTTCACAGCTGAAACACCAAAATTCATTAAAGAATATGCGAACTTCTACCGTACTGAACGTGGTTATCATCCGCGCAGTGTGAACTCAAACCCAGAGCATTCATGGACAGTAACAGGTATGTTGCCACTTATCAATATGCCAATTTTGAAATATGCGTCAGAGCTTAAAGCACCAGCCTTAGTGGTTCACGGTGAATTTGCCCACAGCCGTTACTTCGGCGAAGATGCTTACAAAGCCCTAGGCAGCAAAAACAAAGAGTTATATATCGTACCGGGTGCAAACCACACCGATTTATACGATGATGTAAACGGCAAAATCCCATACGACAAATTCGAACAATTCTTTAAAGCGAATTTGAAATAATAAATTGGATACAAGCGGTTGAATTTGTAAAAATTCTGTCAAATTTGACCGCTTACTTATTAAGGAAGCAAAATGAATTACAGTCTAGAGTTACCTATCAATCAACTTATCGACCAAAATAGCGAATTATTTACTCAAATTCACCAAACTGTCGATAACAATGCGCCGTTAGTAGCAGAACTTAATTCCGGTTTTAGAACGCAAAACGAAATACGGGCAATTTTAAATGAAATGACCGGCACGGAAATTGATGCAAGTTTTCACGTGAATTTACCGCTTTATACCGACTTTGGTGCGCATATTCGTATTGGCAAACGAGTGTTTATTAACACTGCGGTAATGCTTACCGACTTAGGCAGCATCACACTTGAAGATGATGTTTTGATTGGTCCGCGCGTGAACATTATCACCGTAGATCACCCCATTGATCCCGCACAACGTCGAGGCGTAATTGTTAAACCGGTTGTGATTAAAAAGAATGCGTGGATTGGCGCCGGGGCAACCATTTTAGCCGGTGTAACCGTGGGTGAAAATGCCATTGTCGCCGCAGGTGCTGTGGTGAACAAAGACGTACCCGCTAATACGATAGTAGGCGGTATTCCCGCCAAATTGATTAAGGAAATCTGATGAAAAAAATCTTCGCTTTTTTAATCGCACTTTTTTGTACCACCTCAGTTTTAGGAGCACCAATGAATATAGAAATCCAAATTGCAAATTCCAATGAAAAAATCACCGCTTCTTTGGCTGACAACCAAACCGCCCGTGATTTTTATGCGCAATTACCGCTCAGTATGCAACTGGAAGATTATGCCAACTCGGAAAAAATCGGTCACAGTATTCCCAAACGCTTATCCATTGCGGACAGTCCGAAGGGTTATGCAGGCAAAAAAGGCGACTTAACCTATTACGCTCCTTGGGGAAATCTTGCTATTTTTTATCAAGATTCCCATGTGGGTTATGCCAACGGATTGGTCTATTTCGGTAAGCTTACCGCCGGATTGGAAACCCTAAGTAAACTTAATGGCGAAGTGGTTACGATTAAGAAAGCGGAATGATTCGAATAAATCGCGATAGCAGAAGAAAGGCGTTGCGGCATACGGCAGTCTGTTTGTTTGCTGAGGTAAACTCTTGGCGGTCAAAAATTCGCTATAACGGAAGTGATTAAGCAAATTTAATACAATCACAATCGATCGTTTTGCTCAAAAGCTTACTCAAAATCATCAGTTAATTCACCGGATAGATTAGAATTAGCAAAAACTTCCGCAAAAGTTTGTGCTTTGGATTGCTTCTCGTAATAGGTATAACCTGCCAACACATTGATTACCTTACCTCATTTTGTCATATACACGGATTCTGTTTCGGAAAGTTTTAAAACTAAGTTGGCTTTTTGATGATTTGTTATGTATAAGAATTGTGCAAAAGGCTGTTTGTCTGAAGGAAATTAACCGTTGCAGGGTCATAAAATCCCATTTCCTTTGTCACGATGGTGAAAAAAAGGAGTATACTCAAATGAAATAAAAGCGATTTTATCAGCTGGAGGTTGTTATGGGTGATTTATTTGTCAAATTCAACTTTGCCTGGCCTTGGATGGGGCTGGCGATGGCGGCGGTGTTGTCGGTGTTGATGATTAGTACCGATATTTTCCGTAGTGATGAAAATAGTCACCGTTGGACGGATCCCGTTTGGTTGGCCTGGCTGGTGGTGCCTTTATATATGTTTCACCAATTCGAAGAATTCGCCCTTTCCTATAATGTGGCGACCGACAGCTATAATGTAGTCGCCGAAGTTTGTCGCTTGCACGGTTATAAGTCTTATGAACCCTGTCCGATTCCGGCGGTACATTTTCCGTTTGTGAACGTATTGTTTGCCTGGATTGCCGCGCCGCTTGCCGCCATAATGAGCAAACGTAATTCGCTGGTCGGTTTGAGTTTATACGGTTTTATCCTTGCCGAAGGCGTGTTGCACTTAACGTTCGGCTTACTTGACCATCAACCTTTCCTTAATCACGGTGGGTTAATTACCGGTTCATTACTGTTTATTCCGATTTCCCTTTGGGTGATTTTTATCGGCGTGAAGGCAAATATCATGAGCTGTAATGCGATGATTTGCACAATTTTTGCCGGTGTTATCGGGCAAATATGCTTGTTTAACGCCTATTCCATTTTGCCGGACTTCGGTGTTACAGGCATGCTCATTATGGATGCTATCGCCGTGTTTATCCCGCTGGTTCTGGCGGCATTGGTTTCCCGACGAATAATTTAGTATAAAGTGCGGTGAAAAATTAAGGATTTTTGCGGTTTATTTTTTTGTAAACAGACCCTATATTGTAGGCAGCCGCTTAATTTTAGAGAATGGTGTTACAGCAATTTTACATAGTTAGGTATAAGGTTGTTTTAGCATTTAACAATAAATAAGGATTTTTAATGGGCTTTAATAAATATTACCTAAAAATGGAAGAGCATTTTCTTTACGTACCTTATTATAACCATCAGCGTCGCATTCGGGTGCTGCTGCCTAAAGATTATTACAAAGAAGACTGGCAGAGCTATCCCGTATTGTATATGCATGACGGACAGAATATATTTTACAGTAAGGAATCTTATTCCGGTTATTCTTGGAAAATTATCCCGACGATTAAATATCATAAAGAATTTCCTAAAATCATTATTGTGGGTATTGATAACGCCACTGTTGACCGTTTGGACGAATACGCGCCTTGGCGTACGGACGTGGGCAATACGGCGGAAGCGCGTAATACGGGCGGTAAGGGTGCGGAGTACGGGCAGTGGGTAGTGGAAACCGTGAAACCCTTTATCGACGGTCATTATCGTACCAAACCGCAGCGAGAAAATACCTTATTGGCGGGGAGTTCCATGGGGGCGATTATTACCGCTTACATGGGCGCGGCTTATCCGCATATATTCGGGCATTTAGGGGTATTTTCTCTGGCTTCCTGGTTTAGCGAAAACGAATTTTTACGCTTTATGCACGAACATCCTATCGATCGGGCAAGCCGAGTGTTTATTCAGGTGGGGACCAAAGAGGGTGATGATGCGGATGCGCAATATATTTCCAATATGAATCAGGCTTATATCGATAGCACTTTGTATTATTATCAGGCGCTGATTCGTACCGGGCACCCGTTGGATAATATCCGATTAAAAATTATGGCGAATGAAATTCATCATGAAAAATATTGGGCGAGCCATTTTGTGGATTTTTTGCGTTTTTCTTTAATGGGTAAATAGTGGGAAAACGCACTAAATAAGCGAAAAGTGCGGTCGTTTTTTTAGAAATTTCAGCAAAAACGGATGCTTGTGCATCCGTTTTTAGTTTGGGCGTTAAATAATGCCTTGTTCTTCCAGTTTTGATAAGAAAAACGGCATTTGTTTGCGCCACCAAGGCCAATCGTGATCAACGTCTTCGCCCCAGTAATCAAACCAAGCGGGAATACCTTTTGCGTTGAAAGCTTCCTGTAAGCGAACCGTATCACTGACATGCTCATTTTCCCAAGCGCCTTGACCGACAGCCACAATAAAATGATTGCGGCGATATTGGTTTAAGAACCAATCGTCGTTTTGTCCCCAAAGGGAGTCTATCGGCGAGTTGAAATACACGGTCGGGTCACCATAGAATTCGCCGGTAAAGAAACGGGCGTCATACACACCGCTTAATGCGATAGTGGTGTCGAACAAATCCGGGTGGCGAAGGGCAAAGTTCACGGAGTGGAATGCGCCCATGCTGCAACCTGTTGCGATCATAGTACCGTTCCATTGGGATTCGTGACGGATTAACGGCACAAGCTCGTGTACGATATAGCGATCATAAGCGTTATGGGCTAATGCCATATCATGACCGGATTTCCAGGTAGCGAGCCAGGATTCTTTATCATAAGAATCCGGCGTATAAATTTTGATTAAACCGCGATCAATAAAAGAACGGCAGGCATCGATCATACCGAAATTGGCATATTCTTCCTGATTGCCGCCCGAAGAAGGAAATACAATAACGGGTTTGCCGGTATGACCGTATACGTTGAAGTACATCTCGCGTCCTAATTCACTGCTCCATTGGCTTCTTCTTTCAAAATGCATAAAAATATTCTCCGGTATAAGTTACAAAGAGGGTGCACATAACCAGGTGCGCCTTATTACAATAAAACGGAGGTGAACCGAATTACTGTTTTGCTTGGGCAAATTGCACGATTTCACGCATTTGCTCAATGGTTTTCGTTCTCACCAAAATACCGTGCTCGCCCATTACTTTGGCAAATACGCCAGGCACGGTTTGTACGCTGATGATGTTATCGCCGAATTTTTGACAAACATCATCAATTGAATTTACATAGTTTTGATTGGCTTTGCGGGAAATATAAACCACATTCCAAGGATGTGTAATGTCGGAATAGAATTTATTTTCCGTCACCACATTGGCGTATTCACGGAATACGTCGAAATCATTGGCATAGTTCCACATATCGATGGTTAAACCGCCCGGCGGACGACAGTTGATTTCAAGCGGCAGTAATTCGCCTGATTTTTTTACCCGGAAGAATTCAAAGTGGAAGAAACGCTCGCGCACGTTAAAGGCTTCTACGCATTGTTCGCCGAGTTTTACTAATTTCGGAGAGATTTCACGGGGCACGTAATAGAACATATCGCCGTCTTTTTCTACCGTATCAAGCACCGCTTCGGAATATTCAAGGCTTGAATAGAACACGATTTTACCGTCGTGATCCGTTAAACCGTCGAAGGTCACGATATCGCCGTCGATAAATTCTTCCATAATATATTCGACGTTCGGGTTTTTATAGCCGAAAAAGTCTTCCAATTCCACCGCACTTTTAATTTTATAAGTGTCGCTTGCACCCACGCCGGAATTCGGCTTAACGATAACCGGAAATTTAAGCTGCTTTGCCAGTTTACGCGCATCTTCATCATCTTTAAATACACGGCCTTTTGCCACTTTTAAACCGGATTTGCGGAATACTTCTTTCATTTGCGCTTTGGTTTTTATAGCTAACATATCGTCATTTTTATAACCAAACACATTGAAATCGGTGCGTAGTTTCGCATCTAGTTCCAGCCAGTATTCATTATGGGATTCTACGCGATCGATGCGACCGTATTTATGGGCAAAATAACCGACGGCGCGATAAACCTGTTCATAATCTTCCATATTATCAACACGATAGTATTCTGTTAGATTGTTGCGTAATGTTTCGCTTAATTGTTCGTAAGGCGTATCGGCAATACCTAATGTATTGATTCCTTTTTCTCTCATACGAACGGCAAAGGTTTCAAAATTTGTCGGGAAATGTGGTGAGATCATCACAAAATTAAGAGCTCTAGACATAATTTATTCTCATATTTACTAAAAAATCATCAGTACATATAGATTCTAAGCGACTTTTAACAAAAAGTGTAATGAAATTTTAACGTTTGCGTAGCGGAAAAATCGCCGAACGGCGTTTATTTTGCAAAGTGCGGTCGGTTTTTTATAAATTTTATGAAGATATAAATAAAAACCGATTATTCTACGCTTTGCCACCAAGGTTCCCGAAAATTTGGGCTGTCCGCTTCGCCTTGTTCCGAAAAATAGAAAACATCACCGATTTTTGGCGTGAATAAGTTGAAGTTTTCTTTTTGCGCGTTTCGGTAAATCTGTTCTAAAGGTGCGCGCCAGTCGTGTCGGGCGAGGGCGAATTTGGCGTTATGCACGGTCATTAAACGTTTTGGACGCAGCGCTTTTACCGCTAGTGTCAATTGTTCGGGCTGAATATGAATATTCGCCCAATCTTTATTGTATTGACCATTTTCCATTAAGGCCAAACTAATGTTAAAACGTTGCCCGATTTCCTGATAAATAGGGTCATAACCGCTGTCGCCGCCCAGATAAATAGTCTCGCCGGGCACTTCCAACATAAATGAAGACCACAAGGTTTTATTGCGAACAATGCCTCTGCCGGAAAAATGGCGGGCGGGCAGGGCGGTAATTTTGAAATGGTTTTCAAGTTCGGTTTTTTCATTCCAGTCCATTTCAATAATACGTTCTGCGGGATAACCCCAATATTCCAAATGAGCGCCCACGCCCAAGCTTGTAATTACTTTTTCCTTCATTTTGTTTTTTAGTTGGATAACCGCTTCATAATCCAGATGATCCCAGTGATCATGAGTGATAACCAAATAATCGAAATCGGGCATATCTTGCGGCTGATACAGATTGGTACCTTGAAACATTTTATTGGCAAAAGACAACGGTGAGCCGGAAACCAGCACCGGATCCACTAAAAAACGCTTTCCGTCCAATTGAATTAAATAAGACGAATGACCGAACCAAACAATAAAGTTTTTCTCCCGACTTAATTGCTGCAAATCGGTTTTTACCACAGGAAGCGGGCGATTCGGCGTAAGGTGATCTATTTGTTGGAATAAAAAGTCATACCATATTTTCCAAAGCGGTTTATCGGTGGTTTGAACTTCGGTTGGTAAATGGTTGACGAATTTTCCCGCTTTGTAGTGAACGGATTGTTCAATACGCGCCAGCCTTTGCCCTTCGGGATGTTTGCCGAAAGGCTTAGTTTGCATAAAAATAACCGCACTCGCCGCCAATAGTAAAATAAGGCTGATTAGTGCAATCAAGATATATTTTAATAAAGTCATTTGCTTTCCTAATTAAGCACTTATCACAATTGCTTAAATGATAAGTAATGAATAAGGGCGTAAAATCTACGCCCCAAAATTTGTCAAATTTTAACCGCACTTTTAAAGGCTATTTTTTCGCCGGTATGCCCGCCAGTACTTTGGTCAGCAATTCCCAATAAGTCCGTACCGCCGGAATATGTACTTTTTCATCCGGTGAGTGCGCGTTCACAATAGTCGGACCGATAGATACCACATCCAACGCCGGATAAATTTTCTTCAATAAGCCGCATTCAAGCCCGGCGTGAATCACTTTAATCGCCGGCTCATAACCGAGCAATTCGCCGTAAATTTCTTTAGTTAAGGCTAAAATCGGCGTTTCCGCATGCGGTTCCCAACCCGGGTAACGGCCGGAGAATTGAACGCTCGCACCACAAAGTTCGGTGAGGGAAATTAATAGACCGTTAATGTAATTTGTGCCGCTTTCAATTAACGAACGAACTAAAATCGTACCTTTTACCGCGTCTTCCGTAGTTTTCAATACGCCGATACTTAATGAACTTTCCACTACGTTTTCAACGACATCACTGTTACGAATTACGCCGTTCGGCAGCGCGTTCAACAGGTTAACGACATTATTTTTCGTATTTGGGGCGAACACTTTCGTTGCTTTTTCGGCAGGTTGCGCCGTTAACTGCAGATCCGGTTCGGCAATGGCTAATTCCGTTTTTAACAGGCTTTCGAATGATTTTACCCCTTGCGTGAAATTTGCGGGTTCACCGTTAAAACAAAGGGTCGCGAAAGCTTCGCGAGGAATCGCATTGCGTACGGAACCGCCGCGGATTTCGCTAAGGGAAAATTCAAAGTGCGGTTGATTTTGCTGAAGATTTGCCAAAAAACGCGCCAAAGTTTTAATTGCGCTGGCACGTCCGGTATGAATATCACAACCGGAATGACCGCCGCGCAATCCTTTCAAACTGATCTGATAACAGTGCTCATAATTATTTTCCCGCCATTGCACAGGCACGGTTAAATCTGCGTTTTCACCGCCGGCGCAGCCGATATAAATCTCACCGTTGTCTTCGGTGTCGGTATTGATCATTATTTCGGATTGCAGCCAGTTTTTGCGCAAACCCAACGCGCCGTCCATGCCCACTTCTTCCGTCATGGTCAGTAATACTTCCAGAGCAGGGTGGACGAGATTTTCACTGTCTAATACGGCTAACGCGGATGCCATGCCGATACCGTTATCCGCACCTAAAGTGGTGCCTTTGGCTTTTACCCATTCGCCGTCGATATAAGGCTGAATCGGATCCGATGTGAAATCATGGTCTGTTTCTTCATTTGCCTGCGGCACCATATCCAAATGCGCCTGTAAAGCGACCGATTGACAATGTTCCATGCCTTTTGTCGCCGGTTTACGGATTAACAGGTTGCCCGCTTCATCCCGCTCGGCATAAAATCCTTTTCCTTTTGCCCAGTTCACAATAAATTCGGCTAATTGTTCTTCGTGATGAGAAGGGTGGGGGATTGCACAAATTTGATCGAACCATTTCCAGAGTAATTGGGGTTGAAGAGATTGAATTTCGGACATCATATTGCTTCCTTTTTATAAAATCTGACGAATCTGACCGCACTTTTGCGGTTTTTTTATGAAATAATGAGGCAAATAATAGCATAAAAGCGCATTTCGGGTTATCCTTACGCAATTTTATTTACTAGGCGGCGCTTTCCGCTTTCAATTATTGTTAAAAAGGTGAATTTATGAGCGAAAAATATGTTGTTACCTGGGATATGTTCCACATGCACGCACGCAAATTAGCGGAACGTTTATTACCGGCGTCACAATGGAAAGGCATTATTGCCGTGAGTCGCGGCGGTTTGTTCCCGGCTGCGGTATTAGCGCGCGAATTAGGACTACGTCATGTCGAAACCGTCTGTATCGCAAGCTATGATCACGACCAACAAGGCGATTTAAAAGTGATCCATAAAGCGGAAACCGACGGCGAAAGTTTTATCGTGGTGGACGATTTAGTGGATACCGGCAACACGGCGCGCGAAATTCGCAATATGTATCCAAAAGCGAAATTCGTTACCGTATTCGCAAAACCGGCGGGCGCGCCGTTAGTAGATGATTATGTGATTGATATTCCGCAAAACACATGGATTGAACAACCTTGGGACTTAGGCATCGGATTTGTGCCGCCTTTAGCGCGTAAGTAATTGTAATTAAAAAGAAAAGGCGTACAAAGGTACGCTTTTTTTATGACTGATTTAATGCGATAAAATTTCGCATTTTTTGACCGCACTTTTAGGGCTTGTTTATAAAAGATAAACGGATCCTAATATGTTGAAATAACAAAAATTTTATTTCTTATTTTGTTTCGGCGTCATACCAAAATAGCGTTTAAATTCGCGACTGAACTGGTTCGGGCTTTCATAGCCAATATAAAAAGCGGCAAAAGCACATCAAGATAGCCGTAAAGTATAATCCAATAAATAGAGCGAGTATGATATTCGCCTTTTCTTTACCTACCAACTTTTATCTTGAAAAATTTCTCTGAAATAATCCAATACCGCGCGGACACTTGGGCTAATAAAAGCCGTTTGCGGATAAAGCATCGCTACATAAACGGGTACTGTTTGTGTCGAGAAATTATATTCAGGTAATAAGCGAACTACCTTGCCTTCCTTCAATAAATCTGACGCCGCCCAATTCGCCAGTAAAGCAATGCCCATTCCTTGAACGCAAGCCGTCGCAATCGCATTGCCGTTATTGCTGGTCAGCGCAATTTTAGGCGAACAGG
This window harbors:
- a CDS encoding alpha/beta hydrolase; translation: MKFKLKALTATLFLGSSLLGANAMAQLPQNATAIEMPAQSIQLTQEWDKIFPKSDKVEHRKVTFKNRYGITLVGDLYVPKGATGKLPAIAVSGPFGAVKEQTSGIYAQHLAERGFVTVAFDGSYTGESSGTPRNVPSPEINTEDFSAAVDFLGSLDNVNRDEVGILGICGWGGFALNAAISDPRIKAVAVSTMYDMTRVAANGYEIKMEANPKGPYERAPAQSADARYKAKLDMSNARWEASKDGYADLLPANNLDPKKDFTAETPKFIKEYANFYRTERGYHPRSVNSNPEHSWTVTGMLPLINMPILKYASELKAPALVVHGEFAHSRYFGEDAYKALGSKNKELYIVPGANHTDLYDDVNGKIPYDKFEQFFKANLK
- a CDS encoding DapH/DapD/GlmU-related protein, which produces MNYSLELPINQLIDQNSELFTQIHQTVDNNAPLVAELNSGFRTQNEIRAILNEMTGTEIDASFHVNLPLYTDFGAHIRIGKRVFINTAVMLTDLGSITLEDDVLIGPRVNIITVDHPIDPAQRRGVIVKPVVIKKNAWIGAGATILAGVTVGENAIVAAGAVVNKDVPANTIVGGIPAKLIKEI
- a CDS encoding cyclophilin-like fold protein, with protein sequence MNIEIQIANSNEKITASLADNQTARDFYAQLPLSMQLEDYANSEKIGHSIPKRLSIADSPKGYAGKKGDLTYYAPWGNLAIFYQDSHVGYANGLVYFGKLTAGLETLSKLNGEVVTIKKAE
- a CDS encoding HXXEE domain-containing protein; its protein translation is MGDLFVKFNFAWPWMGLAMAAVLSVLMISTDIFRSDENSHRWTDPVWLAWLVVPLYMFHQFEEFALSYNVATDSYNVVAEVCRLHGYKSYEPCPIPAVHFPFVNVLFAWIAAPLAAIMSKRNSLVGLSLYGFILAEGVLHLTFGLLDHQPFLNHGGLITGSLLFIPISLWVIFIGVKANIMSCNAMICTIFAGVIGQICLFNAYSILPDFGVTGMLIMDAIAVFIPLVLAALVSRRII
- a CDS encoding alpha/beta hydrolase encodes the protein MGFNKYYLKMEEHFLYVPYYNHQRRIRVLLPKDYYKEDWQSYPVLYMHDGQNIFYSKESYSGYSWKIIPTIKYHKEFPKIIIVGIDNATVDRLDEYAPWRTDVGNTAEARNTGGKGAEYGQWVVETVKPFIDGHYRTKPQRENTLLAGSSMGAIITAYMGAAYPHIFGHLGVFSLASWFSENEFLRFMHEHPIDRASRVFIQVGTKEGDDADAQYISNMNQAYIDSTLYYYQALIRTGHPLDNIRLKIMANEIHHEKYWASHFVDFLRFSLMGK
- a CDS encoding esterase family protein translates to MHFERRSQWSSELGREMYFNVYGHTGKPVIVFPSSGGNQEEYANFGMIDACRSFIDRGLIKIYTPDSYDKESWLATWKSGHDMALAHNAYDRYIVHELVPLIRHESQWNGTMIATGCSMGAFHSVNFALRHPDLFDTTIALSGVYDARFFTGEFYGDPTVYFNSPIDSLWGQNDDWFLNQYRRNHFIVAVGQGAWENEHVSDTVRLQEAFNAKGIPAWFDYWGEDVDHDWPWWRKQMPFFLSKLEEQGII
- a CDS encoding ATP-grasp domain-containing protein; translated protein: MSRALNFVMISPHFPTNFETFAVRMREKGINTLGIADTPYEQLSETLRNNLTEYYRVDNMEDYEQVYRAVGYFAHKYGRIDRVESHNEYWLELDAKLRTDFNVFGYKNDDMLAIKTKAQMKEVFRKSGLKVAKGRVFKDDEDARKLAKQLKFPVIVKPNSGVGASDTYKIKSAVELEDFFGYKNPNVEYIMEEFIDGDIVTFDGLTDHDGKIVFYSSLEYSEAVLDTVEKDGDMFYYVPREISPKLVKLGEQCVEAFNVRERFFHFEFFRVKKSGELLPLEINCRPPGGLTIDMWNYANDFDVFREYANVVTENKFYSDITHPWNVVYISRKANQNYVNSIDDVCQKFGDNIISVQTVPGVFAKVMGEHGILVRTKTIEQMREIVQFAQAKQ
- a CDS encoding MBL fold metallo-hydrolase, yielding MTLLKYILIALISLILLLAASAVIFMQTKPFGKHPEGQRLARIEQSVHYKAGKFVNHLPTEVQTTDKPLWKIWYDFLFQQIDHLTPNRPLPVVKTDLQQLSREKNFIVWFGHSSYLIQLDGKRFLVDPVLVSGSPLSFANKMFQGTNLYQPQDMPDFDYLVITHDHWDHLDYEAVIQLKNKMKEKVITSLGVGAHLEYWGYPAERIIEMDWNEKTELENHFKITALPARHFSGRGIVRNKTLWSSFMLEVPGETIYLGGDSGYDPIYQEIGQRFNISLALMENGQYNKDWANIHIQPEQLTLAVKALRPKRLMTVHNAKFALARHDWRAPLEQIYRNAQKENFNLFTPKIGDVFYFSEQGEADSPNFREPWWQSVE
- a CDS encoding aminoacyl-histidine dipeptidase, producing the protein MSEIQSLQPQLLWKWFDQICAIPHPSHHEEQLAEFIVNWAKGKGFYAERDEAGNLLIRKPATKGMEHCQSVALQAHLDMVPQANEETDHDFTSDPIQPYIDGEWVKAKGTTLGADNGIGMASALAVLDSENLVHPALEVLLTMTEEVGMDGALGLRKNWLQSEIMINTDTEDNGEIYIGCAGGENADLTVPVQWRENNYEHCYQISLKGLRGGHSGCDIHTGRASAIKTLARFLANLQQNQPHFEFSLSEIRGGSVRNAIPREAFATLCFNGEPANFTQGVKSFESLLKTELAIAEPDLQLTAQPAEKATKVFAPNTKNNVVNLLNALPNGVIRNSDVVENVVESSLSIGVLKTTEDAVKGTILVRSLIESGTNYINGLLISLTELCGASVQFSGRYPGWEPHAETPILALTKEIYGELLGYEPAIKVIHAGLECGLLKKIYPALDVVSIGPTIVNAHSPDEKVHIPAVRTYWELLTKVLAGIPAKK
- the gpt gene encoding xanthine phosphoribosyltransferase, whose amino-acid sequence is MSEKYVVTWDMFHMHARKLAERLLPASQWKGIIAVSRGGLFPAAVLARELGLRHVETVCIASYDHDQQGDLKVIHKAETDGESFIVVDDLVDTGNTAREIRNMYPKAKFVTVFAKPAGAPLVDDYVIDIPQNTWIEQPWDLGIGFVPPLARK
- a CDS encoding helix-turn-helix domain-containing protein codes for the protein MGYESPNQFSREFKRYFGMTPKQNKK